From the genome of Palaemon carinicauda isolate YSFRI2023 chromosome 36, ASM3689809v2, whole genome shotgun sequence:
AGTGTTGGTTTATCTAGGCTACTGGATAGTGTCTTTGTATGAACTGTTTTTTCACACAGgtaatatttctgtacatatttatcattttaatgttCAATTATAGATTTAATTTACTGTGTAGAAATATGAAGTTAATTCATAATCCCGTATCCATTTCactatttattaatctatttttctttttcgaaTGCACacaaagaaaatactttttttttttttttgtacagaattAACATCTATTAATTCTTCTTAAATCAAACATAGGTAGAAGAAAAATTTCAATTTAGAATCCCAGATTATTTAGATATGTAAAGGCAAGGGGTGCCCATCCGATGGACATTTCCttcaggaaatttttttttgtcatgtgaTAGTTTTTCGAGTAGTGTGATTTTTTAATTGTGGACTTATGAGTTTTAGAATATCAACTTTAACTGAAGATATCAGAAAGTAGTTATGTCACTTGTTGGTATTTTAAAGACAAGAGAATCTGAAATAAATTGGGTGCTATACCTTGTTCTGTAAAGTAATTATAATACGATATCCACTTGTAAGTAATCCTATTTATAGTTCTCTAAAATCTATATTTATTGTGAGATAGTTGCTGGTTGTGGATTACTGCATGCTGGTTGTAGGTTGCAGGGTGCTGGTTTCTGGTTTTGTGTTGCGTTAACTTGCAATAAATGAATGCTTCCTCCTTCAACGAGGTCAGGAATGTGGTTAATGAATGAATAGTCTTGATAGGCAATTTTCCAATTGAGAAAATCCCTCACTTTTTCTTAGTATGCTTTTTTGTATTTAATGAAATTAAATACTAAATTTTTAACAGCCATATTGTAACTGgaattagaaattttttttgaaaCTGAGAAGACCTGACCTCCGTAGTTTGCACGCCTAACAATcagttttttattcaaaatatcatcAAAGGTAATTTTTTAACATTTGGAGAAAGGCACAGTTGTTACTGGACGCAGCACGGGCTCATGCCCAATAAGTATTCGCCCTGAAAGGCATCAGTGTATACAAGGCTAAAAGCCCTAAGATACTTAGGGGACCGATGCCAACTGTAAGTAGACATTAAaaaattaggtagtaggttggccagggcaccagccacccgttgagatactaccgctggagagttatgtggtcctttgactggccagacagtattacattaggtccttctctctggttacggttcactttccctttgcctacatatacaccgaatagtctggtctattctttacagattctcctctgtcctcatacacctgacaacactgagattaccatacaattcttcttcacccaaggggtttactactgcactgtaattgttcagtggccactttcctcttgttaagggtagaagagactctttagctgtggtaagcagctcttctaggagaaggatactccaaaatcaaaccaatgttctcttgtcttgggtagtgccatagcctctgtaccatggtcttccacttccttgggttagtttttttttgcttgagggtacactcaagcacgctgttctgtcttgtttccttgcctcatgttttattaaagtttttatagtttataaaggatatttattttaatgttgttattcttaaaaattttattttcccttgtttcctttcctcactgggctattttccctgttggggcccctgggcttatagcatcctgcttttccaactagggttgtagcttagcagttaataataataataataattccgtcgGGAAGGTTGACAGGCCTGGCTGTGGTTAGATCGGTTGGCAGACTTGGTTGTGGCTAGATCGGTTAGCAGGTCTGGCTCTAGCTAGATCGTAAGCGTCCGAAAGACACTAAATGATCACAATGATTTCAGTGTTTCGTCCCTTGATGTCATAATGATTCGTGCATGTTCTGCACATAGTTTTTTCACTTTTTGTACCATAAGGGTGCACTTGTTGATATTACTAGTGGAGCTGTTTCATAGTATTGAGACAGTCTTATTTATAAGCTCTAGAGGGAATTTATTTAAGGGGAATCCCAGTTTGGAGGGAATTTATTAAAGAGGAATCATAGTTAGGAGGGCATTTATAAAAGAGGAACCCCAGTTTCGAGGGCATTTATAAAAGAGGAACCCCAGTTAGAGGACATTTATAAAAGAGGAACCCCAGCCTGGAGGGCATTTATAAAAGAGGAACCCCCAGTGTCGAGGGCATTTATAGAAGAGGAACCCCCAGTGTCGAGGGCATTTATAGAAGAGGAACCCCCAGTGTCGAGGGCATTTATAGAAAAGGAACCCCCAGTGTCGAGGGCATTTATAGAAGAGGAGCCCCAGTTTGGAGGGCATTTATAAAAGAGGAACCCTGGTCTGGAGGGCATTTATAAAAGAGGAACCCCGGTCTGGAGGGCATTTATAAAAGAGGAACCCCAGTCTGGAGGGCATTTATAATAAACCCCAGGCTGGAGAACATTTACAAATGTTTGGAGTCGAGATCTGGAGAGCATTTACAAATGAGGAATCCCATGCATTTCTATATAAAGAAGTCCACTTTGTGTGGCATATTCACGTATATGGAATCCCTCTTTGTGGAGCCTTGGTGAAAGAGAACCCCACTTGGTAGAGCATGTATGAATAAGGAACCTCCGTGTGGAGAGCATCAATGAATGAGGAATATTCGTTTGTTAGAACATTTTTGAATGAGGAATCCCTTTTAGGAGTTTTTAGCAATGAGAAATCCCTTTTAAAAATTTTCAGCAATGAGGAACCCATTTTAAAAGTTTTAGCAATGAGGAACGTCTTTTAGAAGATTTTAGCAATGAGGAATGCCTTTTAGAAGTTTTTAGCATTAAGGAACCCCTTTTAAAGGTTTTAGCAATGAGGAACCCCTTTTAAAGGTTTTAGCAATAAGGAACCCCTTTTAAAGGTTTTTGCGATGAGGAACCCCCTTTTAAAGGTTTTTGCGATGAGGAACCCCCTTTTAAAGGTTTTAGCAATGAGGAACCCCCTTTTAAAGGTTTTAGCAATGAGGAACCCCCTTTTAAAGGTTTTAGCAATGAGGAacccatttttaaaggttttagcAATGAGGAACCCCTTTTTAAAGGTTTTAGCTATGAGGAACCCCCTTTAAAGGTTTTAGCTATGAGGAACCCCTTTTAAAGGTTTTAGCAATGAGGAACCCCTTTTAAAGGTTTTAGCAATGAGGAACCCCTTTTAAAGGTTTTATCAATGAGGAACCCCTTTTAAAGGTTTTATCAATGAGGAACCCCTTTTAAGGTCTTAGCAATGAGAAACCCCTTTTAAAGGTTTTATCAATGAGGAAACCCTTCTAAATGCTTTAGCAATGAGGAAACCTTTTTAGAAGTTTATAGCAACGAGGAACCCTTGTTAGACGTCTTTAAGAATGAGGAACTCTTGTTAGACGTGTTTAAGAATGAGTAACCCTTGTTAGACGTGTTTAAGAATGAGTAGCCCTTGTTAGACGTGTTTAGGTATGAGGAACCCCTAGCCCCTATTAGTGTTTAGGAATGAGGAGCCCTTGTTAGTGTTTAGGAATGAGGAACCTTGTTAGTGTTTAGGAATGAGGAACCTTGTTAGTGTTAAGCTAGAAAATGCCGTAGCAGCTGTTAGTGTTTAGAAATGATGAACCCATTAAGTGTTGAGGTATGAGGATCCCCAAGCCCCTATTAGTGTTTAGGAGTGAAGAGACCGGTTAGTAGAGTTTAGGAATGAGGAACTCGTTAAGTGTTTAGGTATGAGGATCCCTTATCCCCTGTTAGTGTTTAGGAATGAGGAGCCCGTGTTAGAAGTGTTCAAAAATGAGGAATCCCAATCGGAAGAGCATTTAGGAAAGAGGACCAGCCAAATAACTAGATATTTCCGGAGTAGTTTTCTTTAATGCCAAGAATTCGAGTATTCCTAACTTACTTGGAATTTTCAACATAGGGTTTGCAACGAATTTTTTGTAGGGCATAGTGAAGCCAATAATTTATAATTAACCTCTTATCCAACCCATTTTTATATCTTTGGTATTTTTGTACCTACAAGATACTATTTTAGAAATGTGCAAAACTTATTTTTGTCTATAGAAAACACCACGTATTCAggtaaactttatttacataattacatgCAGAGAGAATTGGCACTTCTCATCCAATAAATAGTACCTAAGAATAAGTAGTTCAAAGGGAAGAACAAAGAACAAAGTAATAGAAAGGTAGTCATGAAATCAGGATTAAGATAGCATTGATGGCACTTTTAATGAATTAGATAGTACCTCagaataaataatttgaaaataggTTAATAAAATAGGTAACTTTTGGAATAGTAGAGAAGATTATCGTGAAATCTTGATTGAAATAGCTTAGAAAACATTGCAAGGTAAAGAAAGGAATTAAATTCAGATGAAGAAGTctatttgaaattatgaaaatatcgtCATAGAAGCATTAAATAATGAAACTTAGTTAGAAAGACCAGAATAAGTTATGCAGTTAAGAGTAACATTCGGAAATCATTGGAGAAATATCAAATGTTAATAAATGGATGTATTATATATGCTTTGAATTAACTATTGTAAGACAGTTTCTTCCCGGACGAAAAGAATCTTATTGAAATTGGATTAGTGACCTCCGTCAGTGCGTTCGTAAGGAAGAGCCACAGGTGTTGGGGGAGTGGGCAGGTGGTCGCCGACGGGCACGTACCCTTGGGCACCGGCGGAGAAGGTCAGGGCGATGGGGATGCCCTCGGGACCAGTGTAGCTGAAAAGATAGAGAAAGGTTAAGATTATAAAATTGAAATTAGGAACAAGAGAAGATATATCCCCTTCAGTCTTCTAtgatgttgaagatttttttttccaaaaaaaaaaaggttttggttttaggtatggagtttttatagttttctcATTGTAGGACTATAAATCAGTTTAAATCCTTTATAAAGCAGGAATGATTTAAAACCAGAGTTTCTTTTCAACTCCTAAATATTAATTAAAGGATATTTCCAAAACTGCTTCTTCCCCAATTCTAAATGAATTTGTTTTTCCTCCTACCTCCATCCTCCTTGTGACTCCTGTCCGTCATTCTGCCTTCCGGCCTCGTTCCTCTTGATTCCGTTTCCGGTCTCGAACTCGAAGGTGTACTCGCCGTAGGCGTTCTGGGTTCGGTCGTCCTTTAGGATCGGGATGGGCGTCTTGTAGGTGTCGGCCACCACCACGCCCACAAGGCAAGCGAACTGAGAAATAAGAAACTTATATCAAAATGTGGAACTGAATCTTATTTATATCTTGTCAAATTTTTTTTAACTCGATTGTAATTTTCTGGTGAAAATCACTCTGGCCAAAATTGGCCAATATTGATCTTTCCTTTATTATATATTTGAAATCTTATAAGTAGATTAGCAAAGCACCATCAAGATTAATGATCGTACATGATTTTTAATCACTGCGCTGACCTGATTGGTGCACATGAAAGCTTTTGATAGCCATTAATTCAACTATTTCAAAAACACTCATGATGAAATAGAAAATCCTCTTTCTTCACAACAATGAAATTGAAAATCCTGTATCGTCACAACAATAAAGTATCACTTTTCAAATGAATCTTAAAATGTATCCACTTACGAAGAAGAGACGGTTCATGGTTGAGTGGATGTGATTCGAACGTTCCTATAGAACTGATGTCTTTCTCGAGTTTGAGGTTCCCTTATATAGTTACGATGGGTTCTCGGAGTTTCCCTCTCCCTTTCCCGACGGGCGGTCAAGGGGAGTCTTTGTACCAGCGGACACGCCCTTTATCGGGAGGTAGGGCGCACCTAATGTGgaatatgcttctctctctctctctctctctctctctctctctctctctctctctctcgtgtcttgtCTTGTCTTGTCTCTCTTGTTTTGTCTTGTCttgtcttctcttctcttctcttctctctctctctctctctctctctctctctctctctctctctctaacagggcCTTTAATATTTAATCTACCGTTAGGATGGAACTAGCACCTCTCACGTAAAACTCTTGCTTATAAACGAAAGGTTTTGTATCATTGTTGAAGTTTGTTGTCCGGCAGTGTTCAGAAATCCTATTAATGGGCATTAAAGGGTTGTTTTGGGATTCATATGGCCGGGATTCAGCAAAATAACTCAATTTTTTTCATTACGTTTATTCGACGTTATTAACAAATCCTGTGGATAGTTATATTAAGTTATTAAAATATGCCTTGTCTTCAGCAATAATGAACTTCAACTGGATAATTGTAACGAGACTTTTTAAAAAGTCTACAATCCCTTCATACTAAATGCAAtctaattattctatttttattgtaataaatgaaTAACTACGAACTCCTATTTACTTATTCAAAAATAAGAACTATTTGATTTCTGGTAGTTAAATGCACGTATGATAAATCAACAACCTTAAAGTATTCGTAACTTGATAGTTGGTAATGTGTACAGGTTGGTGGCGGTTTTATTGAAGTAACGACATTTGTACTAGAAAGAATTTATAATTGTCACCAACAATAACTTACAGACTGGAGGGGAAAATAGACTTCTTATCTCCAGAGGTATATCATAGGTTTGCTTATTTAGTTGTTCATTGTACACAAAACAGTAAAGTATTTTACCTTACAGTTTTGCCTCCTAAAGGCTCTATGAAGACCATGAAATTGGACCATATAATTTTGAGATTATTTCTTGGTTATTTACTATTCGAAAAGAAGAAATCTTCGGTGGTCTCTATGCTTAATACTTTATAGAATTATCATCTTTGTCTCCTGCTTATAGtctttttctttcccaccgttatccctccaTTAAAGGTCAGTTTTCTAATGCGCCGTCCTGTTTGTAAAGTGCTATATGCCAAATTTCTCTTGAGCAgttttgatttttattaatatatccTGTTCGTTCCCATTCGGACAGATATAAGCATCGATGGTCTCCATACTAACTATAAAGATTATattcgtctcctttttatagtcttctttcccaccgttatccctccaTAAAGGGGTCGGCTTTCTGACGGCGCCGTCCTGTTTGTTAAGTGCTATAGGCCAAATCTCTCTTTGGGGGCAGTAACTTCAATGCACCTCAAGTAATGTACTTGCAGGCATTACCTTGAGATTCTTACAGAGTCCTTCGGTCATAGGCGTCAGCAAATTTTTAACCCTTCTTTTACTCTTCTGTTTACTCTTCATTTTCCTATTATCTTGCTGTGTCTGTTCTTTTTCGTTTCCAAATTCAAGAATATCAATCTCTAACCTTGAATTTCCGTAATTAAAGAGCGTGTGTATTGTGTGTTTTAAGACTTGAAAAGGGCAAAACTGAAAttaacattctaaaaaaaaaaaaaaaaaaatcttaattttgccCTTATAAATCGCGAACGATTTTTTTCACAATTAGAATATTGTAGATTGACTGTTTGTTATGGTGaatgaaagtaaaggaaaaaatctTAATGTGTAATTGCAAAGTTAAAGATATCGACACTTGAAATATATCTAGTTTAGTTACAGAAAAACTGTAGTTTATCGTATCTTGGTTATCTAAGTGAATGGTTAGCAATATTCAGGATTCGTTACAGAATATAACAGAATATAACACCAAGAGATTGACATTCATAGAAAACCATACATCGAAAttttagcctattttttttttttttcatatggtaaaaaaacattttgttttccAGCCTCGTCAGTCGGCAATTTTTGTGAACATCTCGAGTAGACCTCTTGGTCATAATGACTTTGATAGTTAAGAGTTAAAAGTATTACGACCATTcgactctgtaaaaaaaaaaaaaaaaaaaaaaaaaaaaaagttttttttggtgttgtgaagtaaaaaaaaaatgtaaaatacaaataaaaaattagtGTTATGAAGTGAGGAACGTAGTTCCTATCAATGATTTGTCTAAAGCATCTTAGTAGACAAGTAGCATGTCAGTCAACCTACTGCATAGGTACACGATccatatattaatattttacataacATAAACGTTATTTGGTAAAAGATTTTTTTCCCATCTGCGCATGTTATGCGATACATTTACGAGTTGCCAGATGTATCTAGCAAGCTGTAATGAATACCGAAATTACTGAGGTTAACGAGGCCACAGTAAGTATTGCATCATGTTGCATAACCTCGTAGATGTGGAGAGTGGCGTTTAGATTTCTGTAACACTTTAGTATTTGCTTGTAGTTATTACTTCCAGATATTAATTCAAAGCAGTATATTTTTCAGTGTTATGCAAATATTGTATTTGCTTGTAGTTATTACTTCCAGATACTAATTCAAAGCAGTATATTATTCATTGTTATGCAAATATTGTATTTTTGTTGTAGTTATTACCTTAGATATCAATTCAATTTTCTGAAATTATCTTCCAATTTTCTTAATTCACTTCAAATTTTCAgagtttttttcaaattttcttaattttcttcgaattttattaattcttcagtagcgcagagagagagagagagagagagagagagagagagagagagagagagagagagagagagagagtcagtctttcAAAGGTCGACCTTGGTTTGTTCTACATTCGCCAATAGACATACATAAGCATGTCAGCATACTGTAGTATATATTTCTATTAGCGGAAGATTGTGAGCCATGAatgatttaaatgtaatttttaatatcatttgaaGTCTAAAACGACACTAGAAGAGCTACACTGCAATACAAGAGTTAATTGATATAACAATTAGTATTGTTTTACTAATTTAAGTTCGCGTAATAATTTGAGATTCTAATAGTTTAAAATACTCTCTGTATATATGGGTCGTCTTCATCCaattcccccacccccaccccacccaaaaGGTTAGTAGAGGCTACATGTCTTTTGTACCGCAATAACTAGAAGAAAGAAAGATTGTCATGAGATTTGAGCTTTGTGAATGACAGATTTAAGCTGTTACCTTTGTAAGACCGTTATTGAAATTTGTTTGTGTTTAGTGTTGAATGATtcaatttgaaataatgaaataaccCTTTTTTGTAATTATAACTTATGTTCGTCCAacgcataacttttttttttttcaatacagtatactgtagactCCTTTAACTAAGGTGTTTTGGATCCAGTCATTTTCATGGTCGTTTATTGTAATATGGCAGACCACTCTACTAAACAAATCGTTAACTTTCAATGGTAAATACTCATTATTTTGAAAAACATAGCTGGTGTTGGTTTTAATTATACTTAtacctagaaaaaaaatacatttaataagtTTACAAGCAGCAGTAGAAGTATTCTTTAAGCAATTAGTACATAATATAAGTACATATTTTTCTTATCCATTAGCTTCCATCAATTggaaattttgataaaacttttataataaatTAAGACATGTGCTACAATTTCCTCTTGCTCTTACGAGCAGGGAGTAAACCAACTTGCTGTAAAGATGTTTTTATCAAAACGAAATACtttgggtttgtttgtttgttttctcgtGGCCACATAATTAAATGGATTGTGTATTGTAACACTCTCTtagtaatatttttatattgattatatctttatattattcGAACTGGTTAGTGTTCAGCTGTCtacatattctatttatatttctgtactttATATCATTCGAACTGGTTGGTGTTCAGCTGTCCACATATTCTCTTTATATCGCTATACTTTATATCATTCGAATTGGTTAGTGTACAGCTGTCCACATATTCTCTTTATATCGCTATACTTTATATCATTCGAACTGGTTGGTGTACAGCTGTTTACACATTCCCAGTTCATGATATTTTAAATCCCATATAATTCTCATTTCATATTTTTGAGGAACAGAAAACTTCATATTTTCATCTAAACTTTTTATTTACATAAATGCAATGAGAATTATCACTTCTCATATTATAAATAGAGTAGGAACATAAATAGCTTCAGAAATAGGTAGtccatgaagaaaaggaaaagccAAGAAGTTCAGTTTAGGTTTACATAAGTTGTGAACTGATGCAAAATCCAAACGGAAATAAGGTTGGAATTTTAAGGGACATACTGTGTAATTGACCAGGCAAGCTAGAAATCTACTTAGTAGTAAAAGAtaactttttataaaattattg
Proteins encoded in this window:
- the LOC137628382 gene encoding pupal cuticle protein Edg-78E-like → MNRLFFFACLVGVVVADTYKTPIPILKDDRTQNAYGEYTFEFETGNGIKRNEAGRQNDGQESQGGWSYTGPEGIPIALTFSAGAQGYVPVGDHLPTPPTPVALPYERTDGGH